In Gammaproteobacteria bacterium, the following are encoded in one genomic region:
- a CDS encoding ABC transporter ATP-binding protein yields the protein MHTQGITIEGLRKRYGEGDTAVDALKGVDMQVNPGEVVGLVGPSGSGKSTLLKCLGAVIEPTAGRMTLGENTIYDQQWKISDLGALRRDNIGFVFQAPYLIPFLDVIDNVALILMLAGHANSESRKRALEILEALDVAHRARAMPSQLSGGEQQRVSIARALVNRPPVILADEPTAPLDSERALAVVKILNQIARQYETAIIVVTHDEKIIPTFKRIYHIRDGKTHEEAGEGRIV from the coding sequence TTGCATACACAGGGCATTACCATTGAAGGATTACGTAAGCGATATGGCGAGGGTGATACTGCAGTAGACGCGCTGAAAGGTGTGGATATGCAAGTCAACCCTGGCGAGGTGGTTGGATTGGTCGGCCCCTCCGGCTCGGGTAAAAGTACACTGCTCAAATGTCTGGGGGCTGTTATCGAACCTACAGCTGGACGGATGACGCTGGGTGAAAATACTATTTACGATCAACAATGGAAGATTTCTGATCTCGGTGCATTAAGGCGGGATAATATCGGCTTTGTATTTCAGGCACCGTATCTGATTCCTTTTCTTGATGTTATCGATAATGTTGCATTGATTTTGATGCTGGCGGGTCATGCAAACAGCGAATCGCGTAAACGAGCGTTGGAAATACTGGAGGCTCTGGATGTTGCGCATCGTGCACGGGCTATGCCATCACAACTTTCAGGCGGTGAACAGCAACGCGTATCCATCGCACGAGCACTGGTGAATCGACCACCGGTCATTCTTGCTGATGAACCTACCGCACCACTTGATAGCGAACGTGCACTTGCTGTTGTGAAAATATTGAATCAAATAGCGAGGCAGTATGAAACTGCAATCATTGTAGTGACACATGATGAAAAAATTATCCCTACATTCAAACGAATCTATCATATAAGGGATGGCAAAACTCATGAAGAAGCAGGAGAAGGGCGTATTGTATGA
- a CDS encoding FtsX-like permease family protein, with amino-acid sequence MISLAGRDIIHSWGKFVFTGMGLGLLIGVTLTMAGVYRGMVDDAKVLLDNSGADLWVVQQGTLGPYAESSSLYDDEYRSILGMEGVARAANVTYLTSQISQGKYDVRVMVVGAVTSPAGAPGQPRFLMSGRHITRGHYEAVADIKTGFNLGDEVQIRRNTYKVVGLTKRMVSSSGDPMLFIPLKDAQEAQFLKDNDAIVKQRRRTTANPAFNRPAVPGLLEAVIDSQSTNPFVNAVLVQIKPGYTAEAVAEPIRRWKRLQVYTRVQMESILIEKLIKTAAKQIAMFLVILAVVSAAIVAFIIYTLTIGKIREIAVLKLIGTKSRTIASMIMQQALGLGVIGFVVGKIAATFWAPVFPKYVLLEPADAMTGFILVMIICVIASLVAIHAALKVDPAEAIGG; translated from the coding sequence ATGATCAGCCTTGCCGGGCGAGACATTATACATTCATGGGGTAAATTTGTGTTTACCGGCATGGGTCTGGGGCTGTTGATTGGGGTTACCTTGACGATGGCTGGTGTTTACCGGGGAATGGTGGATGATGCCAAGGTGTTGCTGGACAACAGTGGCGCGGATCTATGGGTTGTACAACAAGGGACGCTTGGACCCTATGCCGAATCATCAAGCTTGTACGATGATGAATATCGCAGCATTCTTGGTATGGAAGGCGTTGCCCGAGCCGCGAATGTTACTTATTTAACCTCACAAATCAGTCAAGGGAAATATGATGTACGCGTGATGGTCGTTGGGGCTGTTACATCACCCGCAGGAGCGCCAGGGCAACCCAGGTTCCTTATGTCGGGCAGGCATATTACCCGTGGTCACTATGAGGCCGTAGCTGATATCAAAACCGGTTTCAATCTTGGTGATGAGGTTCAGATTCGTCGTAATACATATAAAGTTGTTGGGCTGACAAAGCGAATGGTATCGTCCAGTGGCGACCCGATGCTGTTTATCCCACTTAAAGATGCTCAGGAAGCACAATTCCTGAAGGATAATGATGCGATTGTAAAACAGCGTCGCCGAACCACGGCCAACCCTGCATTTAATCGACCGGCTGTGCCGGGCCTGTTGGAGGCGGTGATTGACTCACAAAGCACGAACCCTTTCGTAAATGCTGTGCTGGTTCAGATCAAGCCTGGCTATACAGCAGAAGCAGTCGCCGAGCCCATTCGCCGCTGGAAACGATTACAGGTGTACACCCGTGTACAGATGGAATCAATACTAATCGAAAAGTTGATCAAAACAGCAGCAAAACAGATTGCCATGTTTTTGGTAATTCTTGCTGTTGTCAGTGCGGCAATCGTTGCATTCATTATTTATACGCTAACGATAGGTAAGATTCGAGAAATTGCTGTGCTTAAACTCATTGGAACAAAGAGTCGCACTATTGCCAGTATGATTATGCAACAGGCGCTTGGCCTGGGCGTTATTGGGTTTGTGGTTGGAAAAATAGCGGCGACATTTTGGGCGCCAGTATTTCCAAAATATGTACTACTGGAGCCTGCAGATGCTATGACAGGGTTCATACTGGTGATGATTATTTGTGTGATAGCCAGTCTGGTTGCAATTCACGCTGCGCTAAAAGTGGATCCTGCGGAGGCTATTGGTGGCTGA